A region from the Melioribacter roseus P3M-2 genome encodes:
- a CDS encoding DUF5989 family protein: protein MSKISIMKELWQFMKERKKWWLMPIVVILVLLGALLIVTQGSALAPFIYALF, encoded by the coding sequence ATGAGTAAAATATCGATAATGAAAGAATTATGGCAATTCATGAAAGAGCGTAAAAAATGGTGGCTGATGCCGATTGTGGTGATTTTGGTTCTGCTTGGAGCTCTTCTTATTGTAACTCAAGGTTCCGCGCTGGCGCCGTTTATTTATGCTCTGTTTTAG